The DNA window taccatctccaaggacggtatatctgttgatccgagtaaagtccaggaagtgatggattggacgCCCCATACTTCGGTCCATTAggtccgcagttttcttggtcttgctagCTACTACTGTCGTtccattccagatttctcccggatagccaagcccatgacagagctgttgaagaaaggagttaaattctcctggaatgagaagtgtgaagaagctttccacactttaagagcacatattaccactgctccagttttggctcagctagatacatccagaccttttgatgtctattgtgatgcattaggcatcggacttgggtgtgtacttatgcaggataaccgtgtgattgcatatgcctttagagcacttcggacacatgagcaaaactatcctactcatgatcttgagcttgcagccgttatacatgcacttaaactttggagacaccatcttatgggtaccaagtgcaacatttacacagatcataagagtctaaaatacatctttacgcaagcggatttgaatatgaggcaaagatgttggctagagcttataaaggattatgatcttgaagtacactaccatccgggcaaagccaatgtggttgcggatgcacttagccgcaaatcacattgtcatcgcttatcagtagaagttttccacaacactctctgctgggaaatgagaaagcttaatcaggagatcgttcctcaaggcagtctgaatcatatagcagttgaatctatactccaggatagtatcgttatggcacaactacatgataagggagtcaaaattatcaagcaacaattagcccaaggagaagaaaagtataaatgtttccaagaggatcctaAGGGAATTCTACGATTTAATGGatgtatggttgtacccaaaaacccacagcttcgcaagcagataatggatgaagcacatttatctaagtttgctatgcaccctggcagtagaagatgtaccaggatttgaaacagaatttctggtggacttgtatgagaagagaaataacAAAGTATGTCTCTGAATGTGATATTTGCTAGAGAGTTAAGGCTAGTCACTTAAGAATTTCTGGTACACTGcagcctctacctattccttcttggaaatggaaagatatcagtatggattttatcgtaggtttacccaacactttccagaggcatgattctatttgggtaattgtggatagattaaccaagaccgctcattttcttccggtgcataccacttacaatgctaagaagtatgctgaaatttATCTAGACCAGATTGtccgtctccatgggatacctaaaatgatcatctctgatcgtggagcacagtttgttgctcgtttctgggagcaacttcagcaaactcttggaaccaagttaatccgaagctccgcatatcatccacagacagatgggcaaacagaaaggataaaccaaatcctagaagatatgcttcgagcttgtgtaatccagtacgacaagcattgggacaaatgcttagctctagcggaattctcctataataataGTTATTAGttgagtctcaaaatggctccttttgaagcattatatggttgtcaatgcagaactcctttaaattggtctcagattggtgaacgcgaaatctttgggcctgatcttgttaccgaggcagaagaaaaggtaaagatcattcgaaacaatctaaaagcagctcaatcaagacaaaagagctacgcagacaaaaggaggaaaccaatacagtttaaagtaggtgattttgtatacttgcgagtatctcctactcgaggtgttcaacgatttggtatcaaaggcaaactcgctcctcgctacgttggtccttttgaaatccttgaaatttgtggacccgtagcctatcgacttcaacttcctcctcagctagcagcattcataatgtcttccatgtatctcagctgaagaaatgtatcagtattcctactgaaatcattgatacacaaacCATCGACATCGAACCTGATCTTTCTTATAAGgtgcatccaatcagaatcttagataccaaggaaagaagtaccagaagagcgaCAATCAGGATGTTTAAGacccagtggaatcatcatacttAAGAAggagctacctgggaaaccgaagactatcttcagaagaatttcccagacttcctcaagatttcttaggtatctatcatCTCGTTGTATcattcttgtaatctcgggacgagattccttttaggggggaaggttgtgacaccctaggtgttaaatatagcaagccaataggaagaatgttttgtatgttttgaatggtgtgaaatttgagtaaagttacgaaaataagggtatttatgtaattttacaaaagtacaagtccttttatgcaaattatttgaagtacaaaagtaacttcccaagtttactaggggttaaagtgtaagaatgcaagtcatcatgactttacataaaaacttgcaattgtgtccaaaactacataaaacttaccttaataaggacaaaactttagtAAGTTTGATTTTAGttcaaagttttaaaataaagctttgtactttgagtttttgaacttgaaaccTAAAGTAATGtggtagggtttgaaaaattctacaacttctattttgatcattttctcattaggcttttgaATCAGCGGGAAATTTCAGTTTACAGTGAGGTTCCTGGACTTCTCTGTTTTTGCAAAccagtccctcggaccccctcctctctttcttcttcctctggcacccctgctCTGCCCCTCTTCTCCTCTGCtacagcaccgccgcccgccgtttcCGGCCGcgcctcgccacctcctgctgcccttcacctccacgcgtcgcccccagctcGAGCGCCGCCCTAGCCTCCTCTCTTCTGGCATCCCCGCGCTTGCCACACCACTTTTccctcctgcccgagctcccgccgagcgccaccgccgtggcaaatgccggcacctcctccctctcctcaCTCATTCTTAGTTGCCCGTGGGCTTCTTCGGCTCAAGCCCTTCCCAttcctctccttttcctttgccGCGCGCACCCCGAGcaccgaacaccaccgccgcccccatcctccactccggcgacccTCTGTTCGCCATGGGCCGCCGCTGTCCGCCTTCCATTGCCCACTACGACCCCCTGGGGAGTTTCTCCTCACCCCACTGATACTCCCAGGCCACTCCTCGTGGCCGGAcccccaccggaaccacctcgccgccactACCTCCTCGCCGGTGAGTTTATGTTCCCATCAAACCCATCCCTCCACCCCTTCTCCGTCCAATCCAACCACCCagtagcttcctctcctcctgctACAGCTATTGGACCAGAACTTGAATGCCTTCCTCGTCGGGAAAACCCTCGCTGACGAGCCCCTCCTTGCCGCCGCcttggccgccgtgggaaccccacctccggtcaccccctctacctcccaagcccacccctggacgcgccttgagctcctgatgcttgTGGGCCAGTCCTTCTcgaccccccgccgcccccctcgccggaatttggtcggcgatgtccctgcccttcttccccgacgagccaagggcctatttgaaatGATTGCAAAAGTTCCAAGGGCCTTCCTGCAAGATTCTagagccccccccccaattcaaagctgTGAAATTTAAAAATGTGTagtaaattgtagaaaatttataaaaatgtcaaactagttgggtttgaatccttgtctTAAATACTACAaattttgtattatgatcatgagatgaatatgtgtattttaTGCTGTGattaaattagtagataatgggtactttaattagatcttttgatccatagtagtgctgaggctcaaatttgaaacctGAGATGTatgtgccataagtagagttgtgtaaaatttggaagctcagtacagccctctagctatgatgtttagataactttgctttatgttgataaGAGTTTCTtgatttaattccagatgcatctcttcatgtttatagctgaaaattgtATCTTAGCTTTATTTCAGCATGTATAATCcaggataaaagtttgagagtcagaaccctagtgtaacttcagtaatgaatttaagcttagattcaaaggaaattcatgaacaataattctagttcatgaaaaattatgaaaataaagtagAACGATgcctttgagtagtgtaacccgTTCACGAAATTTCAAAACAAGATCTTGTATATATCTACAGTCataaataactcttaatctattagtgctgtttttgtttatttttgtggcatagtttctgtgaagataaaatcttgataaatttacagtggCTTATACATAGCTTTATCTGTAGCTAAgaaaagtttcaaccccagtgctatagtAGTTTCTTCTataaaaatgaaacatgttctaggtgttaaCTGTTTCAAATAATTCTTCTGATTTATTTACTACATGaaatgttttgaaaattttagggtaattCTGATTCTGTTTGTTCTGTTATTTATAATTTTTGCAGCATCAGATCCTAAACTTAAGATCAGATGCTTACAGTTTATAAACCATATCTATTCGGTTAAAATGAAACCGGCCCTAGTTATTTTATGAActtaaacatgttgtttagtgtagttaactaggttagtttatactcgataaatgagtGCCCAGTAGAAGAATGAATTATATGTTTGATAAGTGAACTATGTTTTCGTTGGATtgaactttatcgtgaaatagaataaaagtctatgcatcttctaaacATCATCGTTTACATCACATGTTGACTCGATGCTTCTCGAACATGGAGATTATTAGAtcctcccggaacccgaagtggaaatttctgaagaccccgggaacattgtcggagattaactgaagccccgaacatgagttcggaagaatttattagcgtccctgaccccagcctctccagtgaaggcaagccccggtcataaACCCACTACATTATAACACTACAATTCATATATATCTACCTATggctacttgtgcatttaagttcataggagttataatgaaaccctagttgcacattgtcaggtacctatgtattgaatagaacttgagtccgactagtgctatgctaataggaccggtagaagtcgagtgatttcctatcactcgcgtgatataggaattggttgcttacaatcctgcaatcactataaggatgacggacggggttacgtgcagtatcatggaaaggaatgataccccgtctgtattaatgaatttggttaaggtcgcagtgtgtggtactGGCGGTTAAGCGTTTCaaaatactagccacatgccgtgaatatggtaagcggtaagcctagtaaccaatcggtccgGGAATTGGACTCggcccccaccactcgacttttattttatgtttacacacaccgacgtgtgggagtacgttctgcagagcagacgggaatacgatcatacagtcgcgctgtagacgtatgtcctgcacattggatgtgtgtatgttcctgcagtcgcttatggtggcattgttccacgatccggaatgaaaggtaaatggttgcttcagaacgacctatcggtgtttcaagcgtgtgagttaggtttaccttgcaagggttgaaattcaattcagaatcgttcatttctcgcggagattgagactgcttaatacttctgccacatagagtaacaagagcaatcttatgatgagtaatactaaggtatgctttaaaaaggctctaccttgcttgagtagttacaggtgcttacctagaatggttaaaggaactagaacctgaaagctaaaatatgaaattaaggacctactctttattgctttttcagctgagacaaaacctaaaaccctattaaagccttcatggtctagttatggctaagtataccctacttggcagggattggatccatgccaactgctgcatcccttccacaatgcatcaatgtttaattcagtgggatggagatgaggtagaggtggttcatgcagatgactcgatcgagatctcgcatgctgccatgagcatctgggacgcggaagaccaagagctgatctcagggatcagtttggaaggctgcgaccgcatcgaagctacaaaaaaggggtgaggctggtcttatccactggccttacagagtagataaaACACAAAGAGCGAGCTGCTCTGATGCACTCGGcaaggccgattcccgcgatcggtcccaaaaaataaaatgtaaacctTTGATGACAAATGTCTTACATGATCATAGCAGTTACAGGGAGGCCtgctctagcagccggccatacttTTATTGTAAAATTTCAAAGATTAATGAAGGATATAAAGTTGCCAATCTCAACGATCGGCTGAATTTTtttttattatcttctttgtccatctgtAGCGTTGATTTAACAAATGATGGGAaattaggatacgggtttacatcagctgacgagctcgaagaagtggatattggtcctggggataagccacgaccaacatttgtcagcaaaaagttacgcccGTGTTTATGAaagctgatgatagctttgctaaaggagtacgcagattgcttcacctgggattatacggaaatgcctgggttggacagaagTATAGTCAAGCATCGGCTCCCACTCAAGAATCGATTTTGGCCATTTTAGCAGCGagcacgacaaatgaaggctgcaGTCCTGGTGGAGGTCAAGAAGGAAGTGGAAAAAATGCTAGAGgtaggattcatcaggccttgcaggtatgccgagtggatttcaagtgttgtacctatgcaaaagaaagatggccgatggcgagtctgtgtggacttcagagacctcaacagggctactccaaaggatgaatactcgatgcctgtcgcggagacattgattaacgcggctgctggtcataagatcttgagtttcatggatggcaacgctggttataaccagatcttcatggctccggaggatgtaaacaagaccgcattcagagtgccttgggcagtaggactgttcaaatatgtggttatgactttcgggttgaagaatgttggcgctacgtatcagcgtgccatgaactacatttttcacGACTTGATTGGCAAGCTagtggaaatttatattgacgATGTTGTGGTGAAGTCTGCGTCGGTTAAAGGGCACTTGGGGGACttacggcaagttctggaatgaaccagaaggttcgggcttaggatgaatccgaagaaatgcactttcggtgtatcggccggtcaattTCTGGGTTTcatggttcatgaaagaggaatcgagatcagcctaaaaagtcaagaaactgtgcgaacaatggtgccatctactacgaagagggagctccagcagctcattggtaagatcaattttgtcagaaggcttatttccaatctctccggaaggattgagccttttatggagttggtgaaaattaaaaccCATGaggagtttcgctgggggggcACAGCAGGAACgtgcatttgaagagatcaaggagtatctgtcaaaaccacctgtgcttgctccaccccaacaagatagaccattctacgtgtacctatcagtaggtgacaccaccatcgcttcagtagtaatacaagtgcatgatgacaaagaaagggttgtgttctacctcagcagaagaatgctagatgcggagacaaggtTGTTTGCATGATCGGTGGGCTGGGGGCGATCGGTGGGGTTGGGGTAGGGCAGTTTGGCTCACAGCTATGCACCACGACTGCCACAAAGGCGAGGATGGCCACGAACATAGCAAGCCTGGACGACGCCATTGCTATGATCTAGCTTCAAGTGTCTTTGTGCtggtagctagctagcttgtGAGTTCTTGCTAGGTGGTCGCGTGCTTTTTGGATGGTTCTCTTGAAGCGGTGTTGGGTGGTATTTATAGCCTGATTGATGAACCAAGCGTGCTTGAAGTTATGGGTTCATGGAGCAGGTATAGCTGAACACTATGTGTCCGAGAGGATATATTTCTTATCACATTACTCTTGCACGATAGAATATTGCGGGTGTAGTAGTTGTTGTGGGCTAATTGGAGAAGGATGAATGATGTCGTTACCAAAGGAGTAAGCTATAGTTGATTTGATTGGTTAGGTATTAgcttagttttctcatctgtTTATTAATATGTCTCATCCCCATTAATAACTCAGCCATGCCTAAGCTACTAGCTAGTTAAACATGCACACATAGCCAATAATAATCCAAGAAGCATGGACAGGTTAAAGTATAAATCAGTAACAGGTGTTTAAGCATGGGCATCAAGTTGTCCATCTAATTGAGCGATTTCACCATCATGTCATATGATTTTTCTTCTAACAACAATGTTATAGAAAATCGAAAAATATGTTCACTATATATAGTCAACTCTATCTATGGCTCGGCTCCTCGGGAGATATGATACTAGGCTCCGTGGTTTGTTTCATGGCACCTGGATCCTTAAAACAAGGCAGATAAGACAAGAAAATTGGGCAACACCACTACATTAATCCAAGCTGGAATCTGACCATGGAGCACACATTAGTAAGTAAGATAGATATTTAAAACGTTCTCCACGACAAACATATATACATGCTGCCACGATCTCTAACTACACCCATAAATAAAAGGTAGATCCAATTTAGATCTAGAAGCTAACTAAATTTTATTACCTCCTATTGCATATCAATCGCGTGCATGGGTCGCTCCAGGATTGCTAGATCCATGCTTGCCGACAGGCAGCATGGTGCTAGCAAGCTATCGGTCTCCATCCGTATGTGTCGTTGAGGCCTGTTACACGTAGCGGATACATAGTAAATCATCTCGACGCACAACCATTGGCCTCTTCAACCTTAGTCATAGCCGACTTGGCTACCTCGCCGATAAGCAGTGAACACGGTTTACCTTCTTCGTTGTCCTCGACAGAGTCATCCTTGCTAGATCATCCACACCACCCCCATCCTATTTTTCCATTCTTGGTGACACTTGCCACGAATCCACCATCACAATTCTAACCATGACCAGATTGTCAAATAAAAAATCATTAGACCGGGAACTGGATAGTTAGATATTGGCCTAATAAGAGTCTGTACAGCTCACATGTTATGTTAATTTTTATCCATTCCGGCCACATGAGTTTTGAGAGGTATAATTTCATTGGCTATTTTGAGCAGCAAATAATAAACTTTTTCACGGTTTCGCCTCATATCATCTAAAAATACTCACATCAACATCGTCTGAACTTTTCTCATAGAAAGATGATAATGCAATTTCAACTATCTTCACAATGCATAGGTAGCAGACCGTCCAATCCACTAAACTCTAAAACCATTGCATGGTTGTCAATCATTCCACAACTGGCTAGCACTTGGAGGCATATATGTGACATTCCTTTGATAGGAATCATACTGTAACATAGATAAATATATTTTCTATTAGCAACATTTAAGATTTATTTCGAATAATTAAAATCTCACATCTCGTTTGCGTGCATAAATTTCTAGCTTCTCGATTTATACCATAAGCAAAGCCTATTCTTACTTCGGTGTCTTTAGTGATAATTTGTATGCGCGGACTACTTCCTGCACATGCTATGTATTCAGCCTGAGCCAAAGAACGAATACAGTCCAAACCCATGTGCAATGTGGCATGTCGATGGTTCATAATGGAACATTTCGGAGAAGAGTCGATCACATGAGAGGTAAGAATGCTTGATGCGCATGTGTGTGCTAAAGCCACATGACTACTCGACTTGAAATCACAACCTGTATAAACTTTTTATTCCACATGTAAGAAAGACACAAACAACTGATGTTTATATGTAAGAGACAACAACTTGCTTTGGATAAGCAATCGCACGGAAATGACAATAGAAAGGGGAAATCAAGTAGAGGGGCGTTATTTCATGCATGCAAGCACTCAACAACGCAATGAAGAGTTTGTAGATGAAGGCCAACATATAGACCCACAGTAGAGGTATACATGATTACTATGATATGTTGGCGAGGCCATGGGTAATTATACATGGACGAGTTGTCCATTtcatcggctggttagttgGAGGGGCAGGTGAAGTCCGCAGGGCAGGTCTTGCCACAGTAGTTGAGGAGGATGCGCACGTCGACATCCGCATTAACGCTGATACCGAGGACATTGGCCTTGATGGCGGTGCAGAGGCAAATAGCGGCGTCAAGGTCCACAAGTCCATCAAGGAGCGGGCAGCACTGGTCATTACCAACCGGAAGGTTAAGCTTCACCAGGTTCAGCACATTGGCGCACACGTTCAGTTGCAACGCGTCAATTGGGCATGAACCACCACCGGATGGTGGTGTTGGCACGATCGGTGGGCTGGGGGCGACCGGTGGGGTTGGGGTAGGGCAGTTTGGCTCACAGCTATGCACCACGACTGCCACAAAGGCGAGGATGGCCACGAACATAGCAAGCCTGGACGACGCCATTGCTATGATCTAGCTTCAAGTGTCTTTGTGCtggtagctagctagcttgtGAGCTCTTGCTAGGTGGTCGCGTGCTTTTTGGATGGTTCTCTTGAAGCGGTGTTGGGTGGTATTTATAGCCTGATTGATGAACCAAGCGTGCTTGAAGTTATGGGTTCATGGAGCAGGTATAGCTGAACACTATGTGTCCGAGAGGATATATTTCTTATCACATTACTCTTGCACGATAGAATATTGCGGGTGTAGTAGTTGTTGTGGGCTAATTGGAGAAGGATGAATGATGTCGTTACCAAAGGAGTAAGCTATAGTTGATTTGATTGGTTAGGTATTAgcttagttttctcatctgtTTATTAATATGTCTCATCCCCATTAATAACTCAGCCATGCCTAAGCTACTAGCTAGTTAAACATGCACACATAGCCAATAATAATCCAAGAAGCATGGACAGGTTAAAGTATAAATCAGTAACAGGTGTTTAAGCATGGGCATCAAGTTGTCCATCTAATTGAGCGATTTCACCATCATGTCATATGATTTTTCTTCTAACAACAATGTTATAGAAAATCGAAAAATATGTTCACTATATATAGTCAACTCTATCTATGGCTCGGCTCCTCGGGAGATATGATACTAGGCTCCGTGGTTTGTTTCATGGCACCTGGATCCTTAAAACAAGGCAGATAAGACAAGAAAATTGGGCAACACCACTACATTAATCCAAGCTGGAATCTGACCATGGAGCACACATTAGTAAGTAAGATAGATATTTAAAACGTTCTCCACGACAAACATATATACATGCTGCCACGATCTCTAACTACACCCATAAATAAAAGGTAGATCCAATTCAGATCTAGAAGCTAACTAAATTTTATTACCTCCTATTGCATATCAATCGCGTGCATGGGTCGCTCCAGGATTGCTAGATCCATGCTTGCCGACAGGCAGCATGGTGCTAGCAAGCTATCGGTCTCCATCCGTATGTGTCGTTGAGGCCTGTTACACGTAGCGGATACATAGTAAATCATCTCGACGCACAACCATTGGCCTCTTCAACCTTAGTCATAGCCGACTTGGCTACCTCGCCGATAAGCAGTGAACACGGTTTA is part of the Panicum hallii strain FIL2 chromosome 2, PHallii_v3.1, whole genome shotgun sequence genome and encodes:
- the LOC112881053 gene encoding cortical cell-delineating protein-like — protein: MASSRLAMFVAILAFVAVVVHSCEPNCPTPTPPVAPSPPIVPTPPSGGGSCPIDALQLNVCANVLNLVKLNLPVGNDQCCPLLDGLVDLDAAICLCTAIKANVLGISVNADVDVRILLNYCGKTCPADFTCPSN